From Phenylobacterium montanum, the proteins below share one genomic window:
- a CDS encoding amino acid ABC transporter ATP-binding protein, with product MSEIQAQGAAPAIEIRGLFKRYGAFVALTDVSLTVAPGERLVICGPSGSGKSTLIRCVNALEGFHQGEIRVGGQRLTREPQAVEAARRQVGMVFQQFNLFPHLTVVENCALPLRVVRKLPAKAAHERAEAYLAKVRLSDQAAKFPQQLSGGQQQRVAIARALAMEPEVMLFDEPTSALDPEMVKEVLDTILGLAREGMTMVVVTHEMGFARQVADRVVFMDRGEIVEQGAPEAFFTQPKTERAKAFLQQILR from the coding sequence ATGAGCGAAATTCAGGCCCAAGGCGCCGCGCCCGCGATCGAGATCCGCGGACTGTTCAAGCGCTATGGCGCGTTCGTCGCCCTGACCGACGTGTCTTTGACCGTGGCGCCCGGCGAGCGGTTGGTGATCTGCGGCCCTTCGGGCTCGGGCAAGTCGACCCTGATCCGCTGCGTCAACGCGCTGGAGGGCTTCCACCAGGGCGAGATCCGGGTCGGCGGCCAGCGCCTGACCCGCGAGCCCCAGGCCGTCGAGGCCGCGCGCCGGCAGGTCGGCATGGTGTTCCAGCAGTTCAACCTGTTCCCGCACCTGACAGTGGTCGAGAACTGCGCCCTGCCGCTGCGCGTCGTGCGCAAGCTGCCGGCCAAGGCCGCCCACGAGCGCGCCGAGGCCTACCTGGCCAAGGTTCGCCTGTCCGACCAGGCGGCCAAGTTCCCCCAGCAGCTCTCCGGCGGCCAGCAGCAGCGGGTGGCCATCGCCCGGGCCCTGGCCATGGAGCCGGAGGTGATGCTGTTCGACGAACCCACCTCCGCCCTCGATCCGGAAATGGTCAAGGAGGTGCTGGACACCATCCTCGGCCTCGCCCGCGAGGGCATGACCATGGTGGTGGTGACCCACGAGATGGGCTTCGCCCGTCAGGTCGCCGACCGCGTGGTGTTCATGGACCGCGGCGAGATCGTCGAGCAGGGAGCGCCGGAGGCCTTCTTCACCCAACCCAAGACCGAGCGGGCGAAGGCCTTCCTGCAGCAGATTCTGCGCTGA
- a CDS encoding amino acid ABC transporter permease — MQHPDNVDYPPLMSRPVVFAPALAMLFGLLWYVHLGSLAAKQAGVKTLADLPADVIGAALAAVLVALAWRVWVRLALRWQMALVWLGLAGLLLYFFYSFDLSFDFIRRKIGFLVTQGLVTTIYISAISIVLASLLAMVGAIAKLSQNGVALGVANFYTSLFRGTPLLMQLYMIYLGLPQLGIVIGPIPAGVAALSLCYGAYMTEIFRAGIENIPRGQWEAARALGIKPFDTLARIILPQAMRIIIPPTGNQFIAMLKDSSLVSVVGVWELMYLARTQGQTEFRHLEMMITAALIYWLLSMVLEVLQARLERHFNRAHMR, encoded by the coding sequence ATGCAGCATCCGGACAATGTCGACTATCCGCCGCTGATGTCCCGCCCGGTGGTGTTCGCGCCCGCCCTGGCCATGCTGTTCGGCCTGCTCTGGTACGTCCATCTGGGCTCGCTGGCCGCAAAGCAGGCGGGCGTCAAAACCCTCGCCGACCTTCCCGCCGATGTCATCGGCGCGGCCCTCGCCGCCGTGCTGGTGGCGCTGGCCTGGCGCGTGTGGGTCAGGCTGGCGCTGCGCTGGCAGATGGCGCTGGTCTGGCTCGGCCTGGCCGGCCTGCTGCTCTACTTCTTCTATTCCTTTGATCTCAGCTTCGACTTCATCCGGCGCAAGATCGGCTTTCTGGTCACCCAAGGCCTGGTGACCACCATCTACATCTCGGCCATCTCCATCGTCCTGGCCTCGCTCCTGGCCATGGTGGGGGCGATCGCCAAGCTGTCGCAGAACGGCGTCGCGCTCGGCGTGGCCAATTTCTACACCTCGCTGTTCCGGGGCACGCCGCTCCTGATGCAGCTCTACATGATCTATCTGGGCCTGCCGCAGCTGGGCATCGTGATCGGACCTATCCCCGCGGGCGTTGCGGCCCTGTCGCTCTGCTATGGCGCCTACATGACCGAGATCTTCCGTGCGGGGATTGAGAACATCCCCCGCGGGCAGTGGGAGGCGGCGAGGGCCCTGGGCATCAAGCCCTTCGACACCCTGGCCCGGATCATCCTGCCCCAGGCCATGCGCATCATCATTCCGCCCACCGGAAACCAGTTCATCGCCATGCTGAAGGACAGCTCGCTGGTCTCGGTGGTGGGGGTCTGGGAGCTGATGTACCTGGCCCGCACCCAGGGCCAGACCGAGTTCCGGCACCTGGAGATGATGATCACCGCCGCGCTGATCTACTGGCTTCTGTCCATGGTGCTGGAAGTCCTCCAGGCCAGGCTGGAGCGCCACTTCAACCGGGCGCACATGCGATGA
- a CDS encoding NAD(P)/FAD-dependent oxidoreductase, whose product MSGQTDSAYVETFYRRGLPADASARPALQGTLEADVCIVGGGLAGLTAGLHLVRRGRSVVLLEANRVGWGASGRNGGFVSPGYSAGHDLIARRAGPETALALHRLSIEGVAIVEDNIRRLQPEGLDRTPGVMSTMRYDAAAALQSRRDWLAREFDYQVQFKPTEEVRSLLRSERYYQALYDPAAFHIDPLRYARAIACALEVEGGRVFEASPALVLEHDGAAPRVRTAGGEVRARDVLIASGGYTGHLVPALARSFLPIATYVMLTEPDPEAIGDAIRTRAGIGDNRRAGDYYRLVDGGRRILWGGKITTRTSEPRRLATLLHDTMASTYPQLKHLRVEIAWSGLMAYARHLMPQIGPLGPGLWSCTAFGGHGLNTTAIGGRVIAEAIAGDSDRHRLFAPFGLDWNGGPAGRAAVQATYWWLQANDFWRERGAGRDRSAG is encoded by the coding sequence GTGAGCGGGCAGACGGACTCGGCCTATGTGGAGACCTTCTACCGGCGCGGCCTGCCCGCCGACGCATCCGCGCGGCCGGCCCTGCAAGGGACGCTGGAGGCGGATGTCTGCATCGTCGGGGGCGGCCTCGCTGGCCTGACCGCCGGGCTTCACCTCGTTCGCCGCGGCAGGTCGGTGGTGCTGCTCGAGGCCAACCGGGTCGGCTGGGGCGCTTCGGGGCGCAATGGTGGTTTCGTTTCGCCAGGCTATTCCGCGGGCCACGACCTGATCGCCCGCCGGGCGGGGCCCGAGACCGCGCTGGCCCTGCACCGCCTTTCGATCGAGGGCGTCGCTATCGTCGAGGACAATATCCGGCGGCTGCAACCCGAGGGTCTGGACCGCACCCCAGGCGTGATGAGCACCATGCGCTATGACGCCGCCGCGGCGTTGCAGAGCCGGCGCGACTGGCTGGCGCGGGAGTTCGACTATCAGGTCCAGTTCAAGCCGACCGAGGAGGTGCGCAGCCTGCTGCGGTCCGAGCGCTACTACCAGGCGCTTTACGACCCCGCCGCCTTCCACATCGACCCGCTACGTTACGCCCGTGCGATCGCCTGCGCCCTGGAGGTCGAGGGCGGGCGCGTCTTCGAGGCCTCGCCGGCCCTCGTGCTGGAGCATGACGGCGCGGCGCCGCGCGTGCGCACGGCCGGCGGCGAGGTCCGCGCCCGGGACGTGCTGATCGCCTCTGGCGGCTATACCGGCCATCTCGTGCCCGCCCTGGCGCGCAGCTTCCTGCCCATCGCCACCTACGTCATGCTGACCGAGCCCGATCCCGAGGCCATCGGCGACGCCATCCGCACCCGCGCCGGCATCGGCGACAACCGCCGGGCCGGCGACTACTACCGCCTGGTCGATGGCGGCCGGCGCATCCTCTGGGGCGGCAAGATCACCACCCGCACCTCCGAGCCGCGCCGTCTCGCGACCCTGCTGCATGACACCATGGCCTCGACCTATCCCCAGCTGAAGCATCTGAGGGTCGAGATCGCCTGGTCCGGGCTGATGGCCTATGCCCGCCACCTGATGCCGCAGATCGGCCCCCTCGGCCCCGGCCTCTGGTCCTGCACCGCCTTCGGCGGCCATGGGCTGAACACCACCGCCATCGGCGGGCGGGTGATCGCCGAGGCCATAGCCGGCGACAGCGACCGTCACCGCCTGTTCGCCCCCTTCGGCCTGGACTGGAACGGCGGCCCGGCCGGCCGGGCGGCGGTGCAGGCGACCTATTGGTGGCTCCAGGCCAACGATTTCTGGCGCGAACGCGGGGCCGGCCGCGATCGGTCGGCAGGCTGA